Sequence from the Helianthus annuus cultivar XRQ/B chromosome 13, HanXRQr2.0-SUNRISE, whole genome shotgun sequence genome:
TTGATTGATCACTCTAATTCAATGCTAACCAAGATGATTTACACATTCGTACGGATTACTTACACATGTAAACATCTTATTTACAcgtgtaaatttattaatcattCAACTTCAACACTAACCAAGATgatttatacacatatgtaaactttattatatatttttttatgttacaTACCTTCACATGTGGCAACTTGGAGTTTATTTGGCTGTTTTTCAGCAACCTTTTTCACCATTTGTTTTTCCTTTTTTGCTTATGTTAAAACAATAGAAAGCAGTTAAAAATATGTATAAACAGCTTGCTTACATATGTGTAAACAgcttatttacacatgtgtaagtgtCTTAATTACACAAATTCAATATTAACTAGGactatttacacatgtgtaagtgtCTTAATTACACAAATTCAATATTAACTAGGACTATTTACACAAGTGTAAACATTTAACTTCATCATGTGTTTTATTATAAACCAACAAGTAGTTCTTTTAGCATCTCATCCCTATGTCTTCTTAAAACCACCTTCAAATTCCTTGATCTTTCTGTTGAAATCAAAGAATTTAACCACaactttattttatttgtttaatgatCTACGAAAATGCATTTGTCATACATAATTCTCGATCCACATTCACTGACAATTCAGAATCTGTAACCAAATGTCGACAAAATTTATTGTTTGCTTTCAATTTGTTATTCAAGTAATTATTTGATCTAAAATAACTTTGTTACTTACATGTTTCTTCACTGTGTTCAGAACCCTGTCATCAAGTATGTCTGGATTTGATTTTGTGTTTGAAAAACTTTTTGCTTTAATCCTTAATATTCTTGGACTTTTACGAGCTGGAAATATAGTGTATTAATATATCATTCAGTAAGTCTacaataaatatttataaatctcAGAATAGTGTTCAGGATGCTTACTTGTCATTTTTCCTTTCCACTATACTTGCAAAAGCACCCTATTTCAGTGAAGTCATCACTAAATATAAAGACTAAACTCAGCAAGAGAACAACACGATCACATCTAAACTTAAACAATAAAATAACTCAGCAAGGAGGAAAGATTAACTTATCATAGAAAAAAGGTTCACAAATGGAGTACACAGTCGTGTTCACCTAGCATTTATGTTTTAGACCATAGTGAGCAATACAAGTACAGTTTTCCTATATTTGCTAGTAACAATTTCATGTAGTAAAGTCGCAAGTGGAATGACATTTCTGTATAACTGGTGGTTTTTGTGCAGTTTTCCTCTGCATCCCACCCTCTTCCTCCCAAACCACCCTCAAACTCTCTCTCTCACCAATCCACAAGCCACAAACACTAAATCATCTCTCatcaaaccctaaacaaaacaacTGAGCTATATAGTCACTAATCAAGTCTAACGCattaaaaaattgtttttttttagatttttaagttttttgggggtttagctttatggtttagtttttagattttagcttgggtgggtgggtgtgtgtgtgtggggggggggggggttaggtttttggggggtttagttttgaGTAGACAAGTGGACAAATTGAAATGTATAAAATTGAATAGTAAAAATGTCACACAAACAAAACTTGTGAATTAATATAGGGTAAATTTCAAAATTTGAGTCGAGATTATCATTCAAAGAAAGTAACTTGATTGGGATATGTGTTTGTATGTTCTGCAGTGAAGTTATAGTCGATCAAAATTAATTAAAACAAGATGGTTGTATGTTCTGTTTAGTCAAATGTCTTTGATTTATAAACTCAATTAGACCCGGAAATAGTATTTGTATAAATACTTAACTGATTAAGCTTTTAAAAGAACATTATAACtgtcagtggcgaagcttgagatttccgactgagaggtcaaaaacgtatatacctaaaaaaattataaaaccagggggtcgaaaacgtatatacctaaaatattctatacgaaaactacctaccggacactactgagcgaaaagttcggggggccAAATAGGCCCAGCACGAGGCTTTGAACATTTAAGAACTTCATTTTAACACAGAAATTCAATGAAAACATCTGGATGAAATGGTTGAGGTAGCAAGCCACCTCATATTTCTTTCTTTATCAAGGAAAAACAAAAATGTAATCTGAAACTTACATTACTATGCTTATGGTGTGATTTGGGtaaaacatcatcatcaacaagCTTATATTCTCATATTCTGTACCATCGTCTGGACCGTTTCTAATTGTTGACTGTTCAACGATAAATTTGAAGCATTGGATGATGCTAAGGTATCGATTTCTTGAGGTGCCGAACTGCCGGACTTGGGATCTGCATCGCCGAACTCAATGACTTGAACTGAACCATCACTCATTCCAAGAGCAAATTGGTTACAATCATATGGATGTGCTGCAATAACCAAAGGATATGCAGTGTTGTTGCTGCTGCCAAAACAAAACACATCATTAGAGGTTACAATTTCAGCCCATTTATTTACATACAAATTGCTTCATTTGGGTTATGTTTTATCACCAAATGGGTAAATCAAAATATATAAGGATGAAAGGAACGGGTCAAATGAGTCGAATAGGCAGAATATTGGATACCTGGAAACTGATGGTGAAATGTAGGCAGAAGGTGATACATGAAACCGAAGGCTCAAACTCTCTGCATCAAAAACGCCAAGAGCACCATCTGAAAATCCGGTGAATATTAGTAGGCCGTCAGATGAGTATGTGGCACTTGAAATTGGAGCAGATAGAGGTTCTCTAGGAGACCACTGCAAGAGTATTAAATTTAATTGAACTAAGATAATATCCAATCACAAAAAGGTATCAACTCAATATTGTCATTAGACTTCAGATGAGAATTTCATCTCATGATTAAAGAACCTACACCCTAAGGGTGCGTTTGGTTCACAGAATTCAGTTGAATTTGAGTTAGAATTTCATTTTTTAATGTGTTTGGTTTCCATAATTtattggaattggaatctcaaatTCATTCTTATTGTGTTTGGTTGAAATTTATTTTCTCAAATTCCTACATTTAAAGGAATTCAACATCCTTTCAAATGTGAAAGACTGCAACCAAAGTAAATGGAATCTCCGACCACTCACTTTCGTTGCATCCGCCACTCCCTCCCTGCCCCATCGGCTACCCTACAACACCCACCCAGCCATCACCCACCTCGCCACTCCGCCTCCTTCCACCACTATCGTTTACTCCCCGCCACAACCGGTCACCCCGAACACGGTTACACGGTCACAGTCGCAGTGAATGGGTCAGCGGGGTGGCTGTGGCAGGAGCGGCAGTAACCACTAACCAGTTGCAGTCGAGGTGCGTGGTcagggtggtggtggcggtgccaAGGTGGTGGGGATGGCGGTGTAGTGCGGTGTCATCGAAGGTGGTGTGACCGGTGGGTGGTGGCCATAGTGAGAGATTTTTGTTCCTTTATTATTGTGTCGTCACCCAAATTCATTACAAATTCAAATTCCTTTGATGGAATCAAATTCTTTTTAGCGAATTCCAATTCTTTCGAAAAAAGGAAACAGTGAACCAAATGCACCCTAATATTAGAAAAGGTGCGAGTcctacttttttttttgaacggcaaatttctttaCTCCCGTCATCTGCGAGTCCTACTACTTACCAATTTCAAACATACCAAATCAGGGTCATATATAGCAATATGACTTTCATGTACAACTAGGAGGTTGAGTTGATACTTATGGTATTGAACTTTAGTATCTCCTACCAGTGAGGATGTATAGCCGGGTGGCGATTGTAAGCTTCTTGATTTCAACTTCCCCCATCCATCAATATTCCAGATACATAGCTGCAAACATACAAATATGTCATTAGCCAACTTCAAAGGAAAACAGACAACTTACTACTTCATTGATCACTTGCCTGAGCATCAGCTCCAGACGAGGCCAGTGAGTTTAAAGCCTCTGAAAATGCAAGTCCAGTAATCTGTTTCTGGTGACCTTTAAGCCTGATTTTGGTCTAGTAAAACAATCAGATGTAAACTAAGATGATTTTGGAGAAAAACGAAAAAAACTGTTAACATAAGATTGTCACTTTCTGATACCTTGAAGGTCATCATGTTGAACAGGGAGACTTTCCCACCAGAGGCAGACAAGACATAAGCATCATTCTTTGACAAAGCAATGCATGACGCCGACTCTTCAGTGGGTTTACTCTCATTTACATCATTAAACATTACAGCCCCATTTACAGGATGCCACAACCGGGGGACGATAGATGCAGTTGACTGGACATGTACAAGATAAATCAGAATTCAATACATTTTGGTCAAATGTTAAAATCAGAAATGTTCATACCTTCCCAGATGGATTACATACCTTTTGTTGCCACTTCCACAGTTTATGAATGCCACTGGAAGCAAGCACAAGTAAACCTGACCCAGAATTTGTATATATAAGCTGCATAACCTGAAGATACTAACTGGTATTAAATGactaataaacaaaaaacaaatggGAATTAATAgaccttggttttaaaatgtgTGATGTGCTCcgatgtgttttgatcccaaaagCCGATGTGCGATGCGTAATGCGTGATGCGTGTGCATCAAGTATGCGAGGCGTTTGTTATTTCAAAAATTATGTATTGgatatattttaacttgttaatcttaaacactaaaaatttagagattcaaataaataaatacaaaaaaaatagtTCTAGTACTGTCAGAGAAGTTCAATATAACCAAAATAAGCCTTAGAACTCTTATGTGTACAAGTAGTATATGCAAAAGGTACAAGTAATCTATGTAGGAACTCACTTAACAACTTCATCAGCTCATTCTACAATTT
This genomic interval carries:
- the LOC110899091 gene encoding protein TOPLESS-RELATED PROTEIN 2 is translated as MQLIYTNSGSGLLVLASSGIHKLWKWQQKVCNPSGKSTASIVPRLWHPVNGAVMFNDVNESKPTEESASCIALSKNDAYVLSASGGKVSLFNMMTFKTKIRLKGHQKQITGLAFSEALNSLASSGADAQLCIWNIDGWGKLKSRSLQSPPGYTSSLVGDTKVQYHKYQLNLLVVHESHIAIYDPDLVCLKLWSPREPLSAPISSATYSSDGLLIFTGFSDGALGVFDAESLSLRFHVSPSAYISPSVSSSNNTAYPLVIAAHPYDCNQFALGMSDGSVQVIEFGDADPKSGSSAPQEIDTLASSNASNLSLNSQQLETVQTMVQNMRI